In Cryptomeria japonica chromosome 5, Sugi_1.0, whole genome shotgun sequence, the genomic window AGAAAAGACTATAATCACTTTGAAAATGTAAATGAGAGTGCCTAGAAAAAGTGTATCAGATATAATGCTTGCAAATCTTGTTTGAAAACCCTTGATCCAATATGAAGAGCTCCAAGCTAGCTTTTatcaattgtgaatcttcaagCTTGATCTCTACACAAGAATACTAATAAATAAGCCTAGAAAAGAAAAACAAGGTCACTTAATTGTGATCCTTAAGATCACTCTAAGATGCAAGAGGAGTTACATCTTGAGTTTAGAATACAAAGGTTTAATTAGATCCTAAATCCAAATATATAgttaattttaagcccaatttAAAGTgtatgaaaacaagacaaaaatgataggctaaagaaaaaaaatagattgcACCAATGGATTCTTTATCATTTTAGAAATGACAATAACACTCTTAAATATATCAAAAAGTAATGTTATGATAAAACAAAACAGATAAATAAAATATATGTTCATCACAAGattgcatttttttttcttctgaCCTTGTCAAACAAGATCtgattattttgtaatttttttaaccccaaaataaaaaatgaaaagaagataatgttgtaaaacaaggtgaagaaagattGCAATATGAAGTTAAACCAAATGTAATTGCAAATCAGAATTCAAAATTAACCCTTAATGTGTGTAATTGTATAATCAAGAGTAGACAATGAAAagcataacacacataacaccatatttacatggagaaacccttttgagaAAGAAAACCACCATGAAAAGAGAGGCAAATATATTACTAATCTAATGAGAGATTACAACAACAACACAATTCCTTGTATATCTTTATAAAATTTGGTAGCACCCTATTACCTGCACAATTGAACAGAACTTGATTGAAAACGCTAGCTTAAGGCCTCAATTTATAGAAACTCTAGGGAGTGAATACCACTAAGGTATCAATAAACAATAGGAAACAAAATCACCTAAAAAAATCCCATGTCCACCTCTTAAAATAGCTTATTATAGATGCTTCTTATAGTTGTCATATGACATCTAGCCAATTTGGACAGCTATGGGCCAAGATAGAAGTCTTATATTATACATGTTGTCATAAAGACTCATGTTGACTGTCATAAACGTCATGCATGCACTTACAACTCCTGAAAAGTGTCCAAGCACCTCAAAATAAGTGATTCCAAAGGGGACACCTAGTTATTTTGTCATGGTCTTAGAAGACAAATGGTAACTGTAACTTCGCCTTTACATGAGTTCTTTCACCACTTTTCGTTAAATGGTTTCACCTCTTATAGGTAAATTACAAATAACATTATGGGATCAAataattaaaggatttacaaggttgatggcgcCTAAATCCTAACAAATACCCCTATTGATTTTTTAGATCTTTCCAAAAATGTTTGTTTTAATTCCTTAATTTGTGTCCTAGAAAGTATATTTATAAAAACCCTAACCGACAAATATTTGATTTTTTACTAACTATTTAACCTAAAAAATAATGTGAAAAAATAACCCCTCTAGAactttgagagatttccaaaaatctaaaattaaaaattaaaattttttgttgatttgcaataaaataaaatagatttatgaaaaataataaaattatcatAACTTACTCAAAATTAATGATTTGAAGCTGATTTTTCCACTGTATGATTTTGAAACAATCCTTAGCCATTAGTAAAACAATTGTAGCAAAAATTATATTCATTTGAGAGATATAATGTTTTTTTTGAAAATCTTAGGGTTTTGTCTTCAACTTTATCTGTGCAAGGTTAGTCTTCAAATTTTTTGAACAAAAGAAGAAAAACTAGTAAGATAAGatttgaaaaacctccaaaaatttAAATCAAATAAGATGGAAACAATGCAATGGAAGATCCAAATTCACACTAAAAAATCACTTAATAAAGCCTAAGATCTATGCATAAATcacataataaatatttatatcATAAAATACCTTAGATTGCTCCATTGTTACTTGATGTTCGCTTGAATTCTTGATGTAgtttttctctcaaattttgtagCATAACTTTGATATCATCATGATAGTGCTAGCTTTATAATGATAATGATAGATTGCATAAGATACTTGATTATAGGAGTGCTAGCTAGGAAAAATGAATTAGTGAAGGTTTTATTTATATGTCTCACTTAACATTTGATTAATTGTGCAGATTTATTAGAAAGATCAATAGAAGAGAAAATTTGAGAGAGGGTGGGACCTATAATTAGCACATGGATTGATGAGTTGAAAGAATATAGAGAGTGTAATGCATAgaggaaataaataaaacaattattctatttatttgagGTGGAAaacttaaataaattatttaaaatttacttAATTTTGGAAAAGTtgttagataattaaatattttttaaaaattatttaattataatggaccaaaagatgaattaattaaataatatttaattaataaaaaaaatattagctcaattaaataattaaaatttatttaattaatatggataTAAGAATTGGTGAGAAGGACATGACAAGACGAAAATGTATTaatcatttttagatgtctacaaaaatCACTAGATGTGAACTAATGATTTATCCCAATTTGAAACTATCATTCTTAATAATAAAAGGGATTCTTGAAAGATATGAATCTAGTCCAAATCTAATAAAACGATAAAATTTGATTgattgtattttatattttattcattAAGAAGCATCTgaaactccacaacaaaatagcaATTGAATGCAAATCCCGAATTAAATCAAATGAACCAATGCATTCTTGAGTCTAGATCCCACAAAAGCAACAAGTTAACCAAAACTAGGTAAATAAGAAATAAAATGTTAAGAAGTGTGAAAGGCTAACACATTGCATACTTGGATCACCTTTAAATAATCTTTAAATTGGAAATATTTTAATCAATGAATCACCTTGAAAAATAGATATAAAATTCCAACAAAAGTGGGCACCAAAACAATTTCAAATCCACATTCCCATCAAAGCAAACAAAGGCCAAAAAGTGGTCAAGCATAGTACAAAAATATCCACACTCAACAATATCTCATATGGTTTTGCATCCACTAAACTAGAAAACTGGTAGAGAAAAGGAGGCCTCTAAGATGACAACACCTAGTGCTATCCAACACCACAAGGAATATGACAAGGCTCTAAATATTTAAATACTTGGCTATTTTATATTATCTTGAAGAAACATTATGAAGGCTAAAATGGACAAAGCCATGGAAGGAACCCATGTCATACCATCATAACTAAAATTTTAACATTTAGTTGGGTGCAAATGaagatttttaatataaaatataaagcCCGAGGACTGAGACATTTTCAAGACATTTTCAAGACATAAAACTAGGATGTAGACATGAAATACATGTGCAAACAATCACAAgatcaattatataattacaaataaTCATTAagattaaatttataaaataaaacaataaaattaataaaaaggaCATAAAATGATTTCTTTAAAAGAAACAAAAATCTATTAGAAGATATgtgttaaaacaaaaacaaaaaacttgaaatcaaaataaataaatcaagaaaGAGAAGACAACCCACCAAAAAGGAATGATTTGTAATGTAATAAAtctaattttttataattaaaagcTATTGGGGAAGACCACCAGTTCCAATTACCAATTAACCTTACTCCTTGCTCAACCAACCTCCCAACTACTAACtttaaagacaaaaaaaaaaaatgataactaaatgcccattaataaatttcacatgtaccaatagtggcTCACTTTATCCCTAATAGTTAGAATTTTTCGACTTTAATTGAAGGAGTTGTGTAACTTTATTGGTATGCATAGTGCACGATTACTATGGCATTTTTACGTAAGTCATTTTTGAGGTAGTTGTACTGCATAGTTATTGAGGCATCTATAAGTTGGTATTGAACGACACTTTGAAATGATCACTTTTTTTACCTTTGTGTGCATAAGAGATCccaaagccaaaacaatagctataaacaatttagttgcatatgaagacaacaaaaaaattgtcaaaatccgATACATAAACGGAATTAACTATAACTACTATTAACACCCCTATATCTACTTAAAAAACACTAAAAAATCTAAATCAAATATTGGGTTGTCTATCTGTGCCCCtaactaaaattaaaaataatgttGAGTGAAGAAAGCTCTAATTACTTACGAAAACAAAAAGAATACATTTTTATAAGCTATATGTATTTATCATAGCCGGTAGAAAGGGCATAAACTATTATTTCTAGGTTGGTACGACGTCAAAAGAATTATTATGTAACAATCCAATACAAAAATGAATTTGTTTTTGAATATCCGCACTACAGAAATCATGTGCATGATGTGGGGAGTCCACCAATTTTACATGTGGTGGTTGTTAAATGAAAGTAATTGCTCTGCTTCTTCTTTATAGGCCACAGTAAAAACCATTGAATCATGTGACATTTGACTGTGACTTCTCAGACTTTCATTTACCAAAGTGGCCATGGTGGATTCAACTGAACAAAAAGTCCAGGTGGAGTTTGGGCAAATCACTGCAACTTTTAATGCTTTTTTTACTGTAATGGTGGACCAAAGATCACATTTTGACAAGATTATGTGGATatagaggcaaattgaagaagatcCATTTGGGCAAATCACTGCAACTTATAATGCTTTTTAACTTTTATGGTGGACTAAAGATCACATTTTTGTCAAGATTAGACAGTAATGGTGGACCAAAGATCACATTTTTGACAAGATTATGCCTATTTTTACTCTAATGGTGGACCAAAGATCACATTTTGACAAGATTATGTGTGAATTGAAGAAGACCCATTTGGGTGGGGAACCATTTCTTCACTAAAGAAAGCATTAAAATGATGGGCATGTGTGCATGCATTGGTTCGGTGATGTTGAAGGGCAGGAAAAAAAGCACACAGGACTTGTGATGGGTTTTCCTAAAGAATTCCAATGGGGACAAATAAAGAGGGGTCACTATTGCCCACAACTAACCAATGATGCCAAAGTTTACTGAATTTGAGAAGAAGCAAGTCATATCCTAATAGGACAAGGCCTAATATGCCTAACATTGCACTGGCTTTATTGTTAGTCTTTCTTTTCTCTCCCCATTTTCTCATTGTCTTGCATAGGCGATGTTAGATTCCAATGTATATCTGCAGACCCATTTAACTTAGTTGAAAGTGGGTAGGGCACTAAGAAGAAAACTGACGTAGAAAGGCCTCATAAGGGTACCTAATTTTGCCTAACACATAAAAAAAACTCACCCATTTTGCTCATGACAAGTGTGGATATATATATTATTGATCCATATAGGTTTGAGCTCATTGTGGGTGGCCGTTGTTTCATTTGGACTTACATTGGATAATTGATATCTTAAGTAGTGTAACAATAACAACCACCATGATATATATTCATTACATATGTATCCATTCATTTATGATATAACTGCAAAGTCAGGCCTTTATTGAATGCACCAGGGGGTCACATTCATTCATGGCTGGAGAGTAGAATTGCTGGGGATAAAGCACCCCATTTCATTTATTGGCCCTTCTTCATTGTCACAGGACTCCTGTGGCATCTTTCAAAGTTCTTTCATGGTAGTTGTTATGATCTATCAGCTATTAACAGATCATCATCAAGTACTACAACTGGGTAGGCATACTTCTGCTCCTTTATTTTGCTGCTTTTCAGAATCAAGATTATTTCTTTTTATTGATGTTTCTTTCCCCATCCTCATAAATCCTTCCCAATAATTgtatatgaatgaatggatggataTGTTTACCTTCAAAAGAATCAAGGCTTTATGAAGACATCTCTACTGGTATTTTGTGTTCCATGTTCATCTTATTAGGTAAGTGCTGTGTATTTGGATTTAAAGTTTTGCAGAGATATATTTCATCTGAGATTGTACCTGTCTAATGCTAAACTAGTTCGTTTATCACTTCTGTTAAACTGTTTGATAAACTTCTCTGGATGACTGTTGACTTTTTTCACAGATTCATGTACTGGATATTATTCTTTTCACACATTTATGTACTGGACAGAAATATATGTACTTTCTTTAATATTAAGGCTTCTGTAGGATTATATTTCCACAGATTCTCTTCATATCTTTTATTTATGGTTGACTGTAAGGCTGAACGACCCCATTAAATCATGAGAAAAGTACTTTATTTATCTTACTGTTCTCTACAACTGTGATTTTTCCATACAGACATTTTGTTTAAAGATTGCTTTTGAAATCAATTATGTATGTTTTTTAATCAAAGTTTTCAATCATATGCAATGATTTATCATTAGAAAGAGGAGAATGATCGATCCATCATCAGAAAGATAAAGAAGATAAAGATGAGAGTGATAAACATATACAATTGATTCTAAAAACAATCTAAATATTTCTAAAACTTCTTAGGATTTCATTTCCCTAAATATTTTTCTGTTTATGATTGACTGTAAGGCTGAGCCACTGCATTAAACTATGAGGAAAGTACTTTCTTTATGGGATGGGGGATCTGAAGAGTACTTTCCTTATGTTATTGTTCTGTAGAACTGAGATTTTTCAATAGAGATATTTTTATGAATTAATTTTAATACGTATATTTAAAAGATTGATTCTGAAATCAATTGTGTGTCTTGGAATTGTTATTTTTTATCAAGTCAGTAGCATGCAAtaagttttttgatttttcattattCATCTATGTTTATACTGTAATTAACCATAATTATATAAAAACTAAGCTCTGCCtttactgaaaaaaaaaaaaattagtcattAAGAAGAGTAGAGCAATCAGGAAGAAGAGAGTGATCCCAAATGTCATTTGAAGCAATCTTTTAATTACCACATGAACATATCTATAATTTTTCTGATTTACATTGCTGATTTTTTAATTCAAGATTTCCATAAATTACATTTCCAATTTAGGTTCTGGGATAGCTgagttttttaatttaatcataTGTGAACTTGCTAATCTGTCAAAAAagaatattttgttttattttatttttaaataaaaaatttcatgaatGTTCTTGGATTTGTTCCTGTAGCATTTCCTCTTGATTTATGATAAAAATATATTTCAGCACTACACTTGATCCATCTTGATTATTTTGTATCATTTCCTTTTGATTTATGATAAACCTACCATTTTTAAAGATTTGAGATTTTTAGAGATAAACAGAGTTTGTTTTGTCTGTATACCATTTAATGATTTTTCTTCAGAGAACTGTTGGATGAAAGAGCTGTCTCAGATATGATGAAGAATATATATCTTCTATTCTAATTAGAAAAAGAGGTTTTGAAGAGATGTTTCCACTTACAATTTGATAAATAGTTTTGATTGAGCTATACCCATGAAAATTGGTTAAagtatttataatattatttatgatGGGTGGCAGAGAATGGGGAACTGTCAGGCTTCAGATGCTGCAACTGTGATTGTGGAGCATCCAGGGGGTAAAACTGAAAAGATTTATTGGTCTGTAAGTGCAAATGAGGTGATGGGTTCGAACCCTGGGCACTATGTGGCTCTTGTTACAACAGTTTCTACAAAGAACAACAGTGATTCAATGCCTCAGAAGCAACTCAAACTTCTTCGTCCTGAAGACACTCTGCATATAGGTCATAACTACCGCCTGGTTAGCTTTGAAGGTGTGTTTTAAGCTTAATTCATCTTTTTCCAGATATGATATAAACATTCTTTTAACATAGAAGCGATTTTAGGAGTCGTCTATTTTTCATATAAAACAGTATTCAACCAAATACACAAAATCTGCAAATCAAAATAGATTTTTACATGGTTTCTACTGGTTCAATCTTCTTAATCTGTCTTTTTAATATTGTAAAAATGTAAAAAATCGACTGAAAAACAATTATATTATGCAAATTTGtatttttgataaaataaaatttattgccatttaaaaaaatatattttaaaatatataatattaattatgtaATTCTACATAAATGTTTAAATAGGTTGTCCTAACATCATATTTGTTGTGATTGCAGAAGTTTTAATGGAGTTTTCAGGAAAAAGTTATGTGAAATTGAATAAGCTCCTTTCTTTACAAAAAGTTAAAGACTCAAATCGTGAACAAAGTCATTCAGTCTCTCTTCAAGGAGACATGTTGCAGGTAACCTATTAATATTATGTATCTTGCACTTTAAagttttatttctaaattttttatatgattaatttcagttttttttataaaataatttttttttttcaagtatttcaattttgtaaaatatttcaaatttaattatttaaatctgTTTTATATTAATGATAAGTTTTAGTTATCgaaatttttatttagaaaatttcAATCATTTATAAATACTTTTTAATTAGAGATTTGAAATGTTTCAATATAATTAttatcaattattatttttaataatataaatattatcttATAATATttgtatattaaatattaatttataaaattGGTTTATTACAATATTGTtgtttagaat contains:
- the LOC131066249 gene encoding uncharacterized protein LOC131066249, with translation MGNCQASDAATVIVEHPGGKTEKIYWSVSANEVMGSNPGHYVALVTTVSTKNNSDSMPQKQLKLLRPEDTLHIGHNYRLVSFEEVLMEFSGKSYVKLNKLLSLQKVKDSNREQSHSVSLQGDMLQDQELNIRRGIGGTRFIGRQGQWKPALQSISEVGR